The following DNA comes from Picosynechococcus sp. PCC 7003.
CACATACCGCTGGGAATTTTCCGGATCAACGCTAGACCGTTTCGCCAGGGCCACGGTGGTCACCGTCGAAGAATAGGCTCCCCCCAAAAGGGCCGCCAGCGGAATGCTGCCTTTACCCTTGATCAGCCTTTGTAGGAGAAAACTGCCGTAGGAGACCGTACTCACAGCCACCACCACCAGCCAAGTTTTAAAGGGATTGAGATCAAAGGTGGTCAGGGCTTGATTGGGCAAGATTGGCAAAATGACGATGGTCAGCAACAGGAACTTTGTGAAGGTGAAAATATCCTCCTCAGAAAACTGCTCGGCCAGTCCCTCTAAAAATGTCTTCAGTTCCAACAGGATCAAACTGGCGATCGCCAAGGAAGAAGCCACCCAAAAATGCCCATGGTAGACCAGCGCCCCCAGAATATAGGTCGCCAAACCCGCCATTTCCGAAGTTAGGCCCACCCGTGATGTTTTCGCCTTATGCCAATAGGAAATCATCATAAAGCCACCAATCACCGCCAAACCGCCGATCACCGCCAGCATTTGGGTCTGGGCCAAAAAAGCGACGCTATAGCCAATCAGACCAATGAGCGGGTAGGTGCGCACGCCCCCAAAGGCATAGCCCTTATTGAGTTTGTGTTCCTCCCGTTCGAGGCCAATGAGAAACGACAAGAATAAAACCACCAGAAGCTTATAGGCATCTGCCGGGACGAGGCTGAGGAGTTGGGAGCCCATTACTAAAAATGTGTTGCGATTTTACGATAGCGATGTTTGCCGCCCTAAACCCAGTGACAAAAAATGATTGTGCTTAGGGTTGAACTTTAGCGCGGCAGTCCCTATCTCTCTTTAGGGTAGGGAAGGATAGCGCGGTGATGTAGCAAAGCGGAATCACCAACCAGTGTGGAAATAATATGCTATAACAGTAGCCACATTGATCACTTAAAGAGAATCAATGTAGCTCAGGTTAATTTAGCCTGGGCAAGGGGTCAGGAACTGGCCTCTTTAGACGCAGAGCTGCCTAGCTCTACCAATTGCGGAAGCATGAGGCAACTAGGAGCGATGAAGCGTCGGAAACTCCATGCCTCTTAGGCTGGAGTAGTTCATTAGGATGTACTCACCTTACCAGCAGCCGAGGTAGTAAACATCTTCGTAATGTTCAGTGCAACCTTCGCCACCAATGTTATTCAAAATATTCATGCTGGTGTTGTGGAGCATCGAACTGACATAGGATTGCTGTTCGGCAGAAACCGCAACGCCGCCACTTGCCATTAACTGCGCTTGGTATTGCTGGAGGTAGGCAATCAAAACATTCACCATCACCCCCGAATAAGGCCAAGGAGTAATCGCCGCTTCGATGGTATTTGGGTCAACGGCGATCGCCTGATTATTTTGCATTCTGTAGGTGGCAGTGGGTGTCAAGGCGTAGAGAATCTGTGGGTCATTATTTTGGCTCATTTGAGCGAAAAAAACCGTCACCTGACTC
Coding sequences within:
- a CDS encoding MgtC/SapB family protein — its product is MGSQLLSLVPADAYKLLVVLFLSFLIGLEREEHKLNKGYAFGGVRTYPLIGLIGYSVAFLAQTQMLAVIGGLAVIGGFMMISYWHKAKTSRVGLTSEMAGLATYILGALVYHGHFWVASSLAIASLILLELKTFLEGLAEQFSEEDIFTFTKFLLLTIVILPILPNQALTTFDLNPFKTWLVVVAVSTVSYGSFLLQRLIKGKGSIPLAALLGGAYSSTVTTVALAKRSSVDPENSQRYVGGMVMASGMMYWRLILLLELFNGALSERLMGSFFLLGLVGVVGGLAIALRKKNGTDPQAIAATHPQGNPLELKAAFSFALLFVVISLLTRYIVDYLGDRGVYSFAAIMGITDVDPFILSLTQSAGQSLSLPLASISILIATASNNAVKGIYARSFGDRQTGQQSLYFLLGFSVLGLLPILTQLF